The Triticum aestivum cultivar Chinese Spring chromosome 5A, IWGSC CS RefSeq v2.1, whole genome shotgun sequence genomic sequence ttgaacgcttccgcttagcgatctacaagggtatgtagatgcactctccttcccttcgttgctagattactccatagattgatcttggtgatgtgtagaaaattttgaatttctgctacgttccccaacaaatggtTCAGGTCGGCGTAAGCCCGCCGTAGCACCGTAAAAaaacatgcatgtcatctcacttcctatgattttcctattcctataaaatccctatcctatgaaccaaataaGGCCTAATGTAAAGTGGGGGAAACGGGAGTGGCTACCCCGTGCGGTACGCACGAGGCTGCCGCCACCCCCTCGGTGGCCCCGGTTTCCCAACACTCCCCCTTGGGTAATTATCCATATATCCATGCCTCAAAACTCcgaaaaacccagtgggaaaaactATGAAGAAAGAGCACATAGTATACGTTGTTGTATTGCACAAATTGCCTCGTCAAAAACCTCGTGTGAGAAACATCAGGAAAACTTactcaagggaaaaagagtacaatccactcaaccatcGAGTTGAGTACTTGATCATCAGGATTGAGATTTTAGCGACGAGTTTATGAAGTTTCTCCCCCTGAACCTTGCATCTCTCTAAGTCTCATCATACCGATTCCACGCACACACCTCTCTAAGGTTGATGCCggtaatgatttagtgaacatatcagcaagattgtcacaggacttagtatgcaaaactctcacctcgttcaactgttgcagctcatgtgcatagaagaacttgggactaatatgctttgtgaggttactcttcacataacccatctggacttgtgcaacacaagcagcattatcttcatagataatggtaggggtttgtacggtgttcagcccacatgtctgctgaatgtggccgatcatccgccgaagcgatacacactcttttgacgcttcgaatagtgccatgatttccgagtggttcgtggaagtcgacacaagtgtttgcttggacgatttccaggaaaatgcagttccaccacaaaggaaaacatatCCAGTCTGCGATTTGCAATCATGCGGGTCCGATAGGTACCCAGCATCGGCATAGCCTATAATAGATAGGTCTTGATTTCTTTTATAAAACAGGCCAAGATCTTTGGTCCCTTGCAGGTAATGGAAGACGTCCTTGACACCTTTCCAATGCCTCTTGGTAGGTTCAAAATTGTACCTCGCAAGCAAACTGATGGCGAACGCAATGTTTGGCCGTGTACAGTTTGCGAGATACATGAGTGCTCCAACTGCACTCAGGTAAGGAACCTCTGGTCCcagagtttcctccccctcttcctttggcATGAATGGGTCCTTGTCTGGCTGTAAAGATCTTCCGACCATCGGGGTCTTAGAAGGATATGCCTTATCAAATCCAAATCTCCCCAACACCTTCTGGGTGTAGGCCGACTGGTGCACTAGAACCCCATCAGgggaatgttcaagttgcagacctagacagaacttggttttacccaaatccttcatctcgaattccgacatcaggtaggaactcgcttcctcaatatcctcaggcataccgattatgtttaaatcgtccacgtacaccgagattatacagaatccatcttgggatcgccgtataaaaacacatgggcaatctttaTTGCTTGTGTAGCCCTTCTCATGAAGGAAATCACTTAAGCGATTGTACCACATTCTACCAGACTGTCTGAGTCCGTACAATGCCTTTTGAAGTTGAACACTATATAGACCCCTGTTTGCTCTATCATGGTTCGGAAGAGGGATACCCTctggaaccttcatgtatatgttcgaatccaagttaccatacaggtaagcagtgacaacatccattagtttcattttcaagcccatgtttactgccatcgagatcaagtatctaaaggtaactccatccatgaccggggaataagtctcctcaaaatcggcacctggtcgttgagtgaacccttgggcgacgagccttgctttgtaccgtactaccttattattttcatctctctttcgaacaaaaacccacctatggccaacagggcgaatgtggggaggagttcgaaaaactggtccgaacaccttccttttgttgagagataataattcGGCAGTAATTGCCTGCTGTCAATCTTTCCAATCCGACCTTTTCTTGCAACCAGCGAGGGTGTTATGCTTAGGGTCAAGATCTATGATTGAGGCAATTTTCGTAGCAAAGTTAATGTCGACAACCACCGTTGCTCGATTCAGGGACTCCCCCGTATAAATATAATTTATGGCGATTTCGTCATGGAGCGCATCCAGCGCTAACACTtgctctaccaaatttcccattatGGGAGCAAGGTCCTTTAGATTTCCCGCGCCGATGTGTGCGCTCACATCTCCGCTGGGTGGTTCCCCTATGGGAAAGTTTAAGTCCGAAATTTCATGCACTGAATTTTCCGTACTTGTGCCAGGTCTCGACTGGCTCCCTGTTTcactttggggtgctttggcgaCAAGCTGTAataaatctctcttatcctttttcgtcgggcgtccccgagtacttgggatttgagaagccGGATCTCTCGTCCTTTTAGGCCTTTGGACGGGAGCGGGTATACCATCATTTTTCTTCGGTATTTCAACCCTTTCCGGTGCATTGCGCGCGTGCACATGCGATTTTGTCACAGTCTTTAAGTCACTAAAGTGGCCAGGCAGTTGATTTGCTAATGACTACAAATCTATTATCTTTTGAACTTCTCTCTCACTCTCAGCAGTGCGCGGGTCATGAGCGTGGATCCCCTTGGCTTGCCACGTGATTTCTCGacttttagcatcaaggggttggttctctccccctaaagtcgggaaaagatcctcgtcaaaaatgcaatcagcaaaACGGGCCGTCTGACAGTCACCTGTCATGGGGTCCAGATACCTAATTATGGACACAGTCTCATAACCAACGTATATCCCCGACTTACGGAGCAGGCCCGTCGCCGATCGCTGAgggggtggtattggtacatatacctggCAACCGAACATGTGAAGGTGGGAAATTTTGGGTGCCGACCCTTGCGCAAGCTGAAcaggagagtggatgttgtaggccgaCGGTCTAAAGTTGATGAGATTGGCCGCGTGTAACACTGCGtggccccaacatgtagttggtaaattacaaccctgaaggagcggtcgggcaatgaatttaattcttttaattaatgcctcggcaagtccattttgtgtatgaacatgCGGTACCAagtgctcaactttgattcccattgccatgcaataatcatcgaaTGCCTTTGAAGTAAATTCTCCGGCATTGCCCATTCGAATAGACTTTATACGATAATCCAGGAAATTATTCCTCATTTGTATGATCTGTGAGATCAATTTTGCAAAGGCATGGTTCCGTGTTGACAGCATgcaaacattggaccatttagaggaagcatcaatgagcaccatgaaGTACCGAAACGGCCCCGTGAGGGGCTGAATTGGACCGCTTATGTCTCCTTGGATACGTTCCAAGAACACGGGGATtttcatccctcaccttgaggggcgatggcctaatgactaacttccccttagcgcatgcggagcacacgaaatcatcgggattcgggaagttcttcacgttaacattatggccatgcgagttattaattatatttctcatcatcctaagtCCGGGGTGGCGTAACCTATAGTGCCAGAGGCATAAGAGTTCAGAGCTTCTAAAAACGGTCTTGAGGGTAGTGTACACAGGCAGTGCTAATATTTTAGTGTAGTATAGCCCTGTGTCGAACGAAGGAAGCCTTTCGATAACATGTTTACCATTTGCATCCCGCTTTGTGATAAGTAGGCACTCCTTGTCGTTCTCATCATCGGTCTCATCATGAAAACCATTGGCGCGGATGTCTCTAAAGCTCAAAAGAGTACGAGTCGACTCCGGGTACAACAACGCATCATTAATGATCAAAGTTGTTTCCATAGGAAGTATAATAGTGGCTCGTCCGGAGCCAACTATGTGCGAACCGCAGCCGGCGATTGTCATAATACTTCCCGGAGATTTTTTAATAGACTCAAAGTACTTAGTTTCTCGTAAAATGGTATGTGTAGTTGCGCTATCAGCAAGGCACGTTTCTTCCATTCGGGCGCCACACGCGTTCTAAAATATGACATATAATTAATGCAATGAGGAAGACGCTACATTAATAATAAATGCACACATTCCAGAACATAACATACTATCATGTATAAATAATGGAATAAATGAATAAATGTCATCCAATTGCCAAAGTAAAGAATAAGTTTATGCTCTCATAGAGCTTACAACCAAATTGAATTTATTCGAATTTATTGTATCAAATCATGGAATCATGATAACCAAAGGGGTATGCTAAGTAGACTCGGTGAAGAAGCCATTGACCTCAGCCGCAATCTCCATACTAGTGAGCTGATTCTCCTTAGAAATCATCTTGGAGGCAGCATCAACATCTAGTTGCGGCACCGCCGAGGCCACCATGTGGTCAACCTCCATGGCAACGTTGGTGTCACTAGAGACAGCCAAAGCCACCGCGATGGGCACCACGGGGGTCGCCGCGATGGGCGCAGCAGGGGGCGTAGAGATCATCACGGTTGCCGCCATGGGCGCCAGTGGTGctccctcctgaaccaaggcgaggcgcgtctcacgcgccttccgggccttatatgcatcaacgacCTCCTGTGGTGCGCGACACTGGCGGGAGAAATGCTCCACCGAGCCACACCGAAAACAGTCCTGAGGTCTCTGCCCCCCCTTGCCCGGCTTTTGCTGCTTAGCCGGGGCGGAGAGCTGAgggcccttcttcttgcccttgcggCCCCTCTTCTTCCGTTGAGGCTTGCGAACTTTGAGAGCATTCACCTCCTGGCGAGAACTCCCCCCAAGTGGTTGCGCGGCAAAGTTCTTTTTCAGAACCTCGTCCTGCGCCTCTGCCACCTGGAGGACGTCAATCAACTCTGAATACCTCGTGTAGTTGCTCTGGCGGTAGTTCCGTGCGGACAGGGCCGCGTCAGGGTGGAAAGTGGATAGGGTTTTCTCAATCTTCTCAGTGTCGGTAATCTGAGTACCACACATATGAAGAGTCGTACAAATCCGGTGTAGAGCCGAATTGTACTCCCCAACCGTCTTGAAGTCCGGAAACCTCAGACGGATCCACTCTGCCTCTGCACGTGGCTTAACAGTGTACTTCAGCCGCTCAAACCGCTGCTTAAGAGCGGtccaaaggccagaagcactccgtTCAGCCATATACTCGTCTTTCAGAGTAGGTGACAGGTGATGACGAAGAAAATGCAGAGCCTGCGCATTCTCAGTTTCAAACTTGGGATCGGTGGGGGCCAGCTGGGTCCCCTTACCGATCGCCCTCAGGAGGGTTCTGCCCTGGAGAAAAATCTCACAGTCCGAAGCCCATGACAGGTAGTTCATCCCCGTCTGGGCCAACTCAGCAAACTCCTTGTGGATAATTCCGGCCATCTGCAatttatgcaaaaatcatgagattacagcaggtaatcttTTGCACAAATGCGATGTTGATAAACTTATTCAATTAAAATGACGTTCCAATATTTAAAACATGCTGTTATATGACTTACTAAATGATTAAGAGTGCTAAACAATTAATCTACAACAGTAAAATCATGTTACAAAGGATAGCATGTTAAGCGCATCTCGTATGTCAAAACTAGCCCAAAAATTGAATTCCCAAGGCATTTTTAAGCCCAAATACGTGTTTTCAGTGAAAACAGACAGTTCCAGAGGCTTCTACGCGAAATATTACAGCAGGAATAAAACTTGCGTAAAATCTGGAAACTACAGGGGCTAAATTACAAAAATCCCGCGCTACAGCCGGCGCCCCCTATTTTTTATGGAGGGATCCCCACAGCCGTGGCCCATCCGGCCCAGGAGCCAgccgggccggcccagcagccggcggccttTCCCGTAGCGACGCTAGGGTTTCCCCTAGCGCCCGCgtcggggtgcggcggcggcgcgcacgcgGGCGCGGCCGGGGCTGGCCAGGCGCGCGTGGCTCGCCGGAGCGGCGACCAGGGCCGGCCAGTGCAGCCAGCGGCCACGGCGCGGCCGGCACGGCCAGGGGCCACGGCGCAGCGCGGCCGGCGCGACCAGGGGCCACGGTGCGGCGCGGCCAGCGGCCATGGCGCGGCGCGGCGAGCGGCCCCGACTCGTGTCGGTGGCGGCGGCCACTGCTCGTGGCGGCGAGCGCGCGCCAGTAGGCCTGCGCGGGCACGGCGGCCCTCGAAGCAGGGCGTGGCGGCTGCGCGTGCAACGGGCACGCGAGCGCGGCGACGGCAGCTGCGCGCGGCGACGGCAGCCAGCAGGGCACGCGAGCGCGGCGTTAGCAGGACGTGGCGGCGGCAGCCAGCGGCGTGACGCCGGCGACTAGCGGGGTCGCTACCAGTACGTCTCGGGATGCGATCTTTGTCGCGTTCATCCGGAACTCCGACGGCGCATGGCACATCTGGTGCTTTTGCGGCGGTACCGCGACCATCTGGATCGCGATGCGTACCGACTCCTTATAGTGCAGTCAACAAGTTCCTTTTAGTCCAAGAACATCGACATTGGTCGGCGACGTATTCGTCAGCTTGGTTCTTGGAAGGAAAATCCACACCATAGGTAGATGAAATCTGAAAAATAAACTAATCGCAAAAACGAAATCGCGGTAACGAAAGAAATCCATTTGTAACGAAGggaatccatttttgcaaaaaggggATCAGATCTTATACCTCCGCGGGATCGACGAAAGCCTGCGTGATGCAGGCTTGACGCAGAGTTGATGGAGCaaagcgtgctgataacgtgttccgcaactccgccggcgagtccgCTCCGAGGTTGCGGAGTGAGAGCGAGCGTCGTAGATGAAGTAGTCGAACACGCGAAAGTAAATGACACAAAGAGGtatggaggagaccagctttattaatcaatgatcagaTAGTACAATGATAGCTCCTCGTTGTTTTAT encodes the following:
- the LOC123107844 gene encoding uncharacterized protein; the encoded protein is MAGIIHKEFAELAQTGMNYLSWASDCEIFLQGRTLLRAIGKGTQLAPTDPKFETENAQALHFLRHHLSPTLKDEYMAERSASGLWTALKQRFERLKYTVKPRAEAEWIRLRFPDFKTVGEYNSALHRICTTLHMCGTQITDTEKIEKTLSTFHPDAALSARNYRQSNYTRYSELIDVLQVAEAQDEVLKKNFAAQPLGGSSRQEVNALKVRKPQRKKRGRKGKKKGPQLSAPAKQQKPGKGGQRPQDCFRCGSVEHFSRQCRAPQEVVDAYKARKARETRLALVQEGAPLAPMAATVMISTPPAAPIAATPVVPIAVALAVSSDTNVAMEVDHMVASAVPQLDVDAASKMISKENQLTSMEIAAEVNGFFTEST